A stretch of DNA from Paramormyrops kingsleyae isolate MSU_618 chromosome 15, PKINGS_0.4, whole genome shotgun sequence:
TGGGCTGTCCTTCAGTCACGGCATCACAAAAGAACCATCTCAGGAAGATTCCTCATGCTGTCATGTTTGTCAGAGGAGTGTGTCTGGAATTGAGGAATTAGACCCAAGCTCTGTGAAAAGCTCTCAGAAAAATCAGGTTCGCTTGAACACGGTTTGGTTTCCCACGTGCCACGTCATCACCTGGCCCCCCCTGTAGCTGGGATGCAGCCTGGGGCGAGCGGCACGGTGGTCACTGTCGCACGGCTAAGGTCGGGATGACTCCACTCCTCATCTTCTAAATGTCCATGAAGAACACTGATACAGCAGCACGGAAACTTGTTTACACTGTTAAGATAATGATGCTAAATGATACATGTGGGGAAATGTAACTGGAACCAAGGCCAGATGCCACTGTGACGGCAACACTGTCATCTCCGGCCTGAACCTTGTATTGTTCTTAGTGTTGACCTGCAGCTTTGGTGGCATGTATTCAGTGAAAGAGGCACTTGTAGTAAAAGTGTAAAAAATCTACTGCTTTTGTTAATCCCTAGATGAAAGTGAgtgtgaatgtatgtgtgtgtgtgtgtgtgtgtgtgtgtgtgtgtgtgtgtgtgtgtgtgtcaagaAGCTGGGCGTTCAGTTCCAAACCCAAGCAAAGAGAGAGACTCCGGTCCTCATGTTCTGTGAACCGAAAGTGTGACTTTTTACAGGTTTGTATAAAGCTTTTCTAAATACATGGCTGCAGCCCCCTGAAATACGAGGAGACCAAAGCCTGCACAGCTGTGGTGCTCAATATCCACCAAAcaacatgcacacgcacacacacacacacaccatatatCTGACGTGGCAGAACAGCCATGGAGCGGCACACAGCCTGGGTCCGATGAGGTAGCCGGCCCAACAATCGGGCTCAGCTAACCAGGATGAGACAACAAGGCGCTCTGTGACATTTTCATCACCTCTTCAATCACTCCAGTTTGGAAAACAAagcttttgtttattttactcCAACACGAGAGATTAAGGACAATTGCACTTTCTTCATTTCCGATAAAATAGTTAATTctccaaaaaacaaataatttgcAAAAATTTACAATTAATGTCAGAAATTATTAGGTAAACAAATGTTTTCTACATCTTCCTAAATAAATCAAATGCTGCTCATAGCTGTggctaattttcttaaaaggaATGAGACATTTAGCGTTAATTTGCTGCACAACGGTGACaaaggagagggggagggggtggtcaTTGTGTTTGCATGTGATCTCACGGCAGGCACCAGCTTCCTGGTGCGGCCCCATGCCACAGGCAGATTGGAGAGACCTCTTGGAATGCTCGACAGTTGTCTTGTGAACCTGAGTGTGGACGGGTGGGTGGTGTGGTCCGGtcctgacccccacccccccctcccgggACGCCTTTCACTTGCGGGGCTGGTGGATGTGCTGGTTGATGTGGTGAGGTGGGGGCAGTTTTTCCACCGCGGGCTGGGGCTTCTGATGGGCCACTTGGGCGGCGGCCGGGGTGAAGTCCTTGTCGCCCTGCGTCACAAGGTCATAAAATCAATTTCCGAGGTCACTTTCCGTCATATTTAAGCTGCCAAAATGCCAAAATCTCCCAGTGAGACatctgggaagggggggggggggcttcagacTTCTGAAACGGCTTCACAATCATCTGAAGGATCCTTCATGTCACTGGCATGACTAACCATGAACCAACTGTGAAACGCCGTAACTGGAGGAGACACATCCAACAAACTCTCCACACTTCCAACACAAAACTTCAAAGTAGTTACAGAAATGTAGGGCCGGGGTGGTGGAATATCTTACTAAGAACCGGCTTGAACTTGTCACAGAGAGCGAGACATTCTGTCGGTCAGATCAGCAGGAACCCTGAGCTCAGGATTATTAAATCGCCAGAGACAAGGCACCCATCCCTAACCATGAGCAGGGCAGGGTCAAGATGCATGAATTGTACCTCTCCACGTTCACGTGCACGTCCAGGGCAGCCCGATTAGCGGAAGCCTAATTAATAACACACTCAAAGCTTCTGACGAATAAAACATGAAAGACTCAGAAGCCGCGGGTCTTACAGATGCAGTACGGAAAGAGTAAAGCTTCTACAGGCGTCTTACCCTAGAAGGTAAACGAGCTCCGTTTCAAGTCAGCCCCCTTCAAAAAGCAGCCAAAATGTTTTGGTTGTTACCCCAAATGCTTTCATCTGTTTTTGGGTGCGTATTAGAAATCAAACACTACAACAAAGTGAGATATGAAGTCGGCCTCAAAATGACAAACAGAcctatgttttttatttgtcgTCTGTGGTTCTGGAACCCAGAAAAACAGTTCAGCTGGTCCCAAGTCACACTCAGAGGAAAGAAAGTGTCAGATTGCATTTGAATGAACGACTGGATGGTTAAAGCATTTACTTGGCCGTTTATTTTATCTGACAGCCTGTTCGCACCTGCCCCACCCTAAAGACGATCCTGCACAGCCCTGACACTACGCTGCCCTGCTCAGAATTAGGCCGAGCCAAACACAACTCTACTCACCGCTACATTCAGCTTCTGGCATTACGTCCAATCAGGAGTAAGACGCTGGGGTGTTCAGGGCCATCAGAGGCCAGCCTGGTACATGAATGTATAGCCCGCTAAAGCTTGTTTAAACAGTGAGCTCCCTACAGTGAGACTGACAATAAGAAGTGCAGATTAAGGTCAGCCTTGGGCAGGAGTGGGCGTGGCCAGCGTGAGAGGTGCAGGTActaatcgggggggggggggggggggtctcattgTGACCCTGAGACTGCATACAAACCTGCTTAATGATACTTCAGCTAAACAACTTGTgtgtcacacaaacacacttccTGTTAATTCCAGGGCAGTAGCGTTTCCCAGGAGACCCAAACGCTCACCACACCTGCAGAAAACTAACTGTCACTCAGCTGAATGTACAGGACACGTCTGTCGCTTCTGGGCATGCTACCGAACGTGGCACGAAATCCGCTGACCTAGCACACCGTCTGTCCTTCCTTCCAGACACGCCTGCTGTCTTTGCCACTGACTGACCCTGAGGCGCTGGTCGGCCATGTTTCTCGGGACACCATCAGCTACCGGCTTTTGGTCTTGGACTAAAACCCCGGCAGGGGCAGGCAGTGGTGTGCAGCCAGCCAACAAGTAACTTCCCGCCCTACAATCCGACCTCCCCGGATCAACCCGAGAGCTTAAGCTTGTTTTAATGATGCATGTGCTGTAGGATCCAACTAATTTCTGACTGACTGGGTGGTGCAACAGCAAAGACGCAGTCTGAAGCCACCCCCCCAAAccaaatttaaatatacataaataaaaatacaataaagaaaAGAGGAAGGTCATACCTTTGTGACCACTCCTGAGATGACGAGGGGAGCCTTCGGGGGACTGGAAAAGAAAAGGCAGATGTCAAGGTCAGAAAGTTTCGGTCAATCGATGGTAGGGATGATGTTTCACGTAAATACAAGAGCTGGCTGACTTATCGCACTTTGAGGGACCGTGCTATattcagttaatttattttatacagCGCCTTCCACAACAGTTGCCCCAAGGTGTTTTGCATGGTTGTTGTGATATGTTCCTGTATGATATATACAAAATAATTGAAAAACAGGGAAGacaaagaaagagagaaagaagagGTAGAGAGAGAAAGATATAAGATAACAGATGAGTGGAACCAAAAACACTCAAatagggagggaaaaaaaaaaaaaaaagtctctggGGGTCCAATGGGGGCCCAACgtcaactggctgcccctaATTAAAttacaacaataaataaataaaataccacTGCTGATATTAAATGTAGAGCCTCCAAGGCTGGTAAGGAAGCATACTTGAATACACTGGTAAAAACAACCCGTGGGATCTCTGCTGGCATGCTgacaggggcaccccagcctcAGTGCCTTCCTCCCCGGTAATATCCTGTTTAATTCCACAAggctgacacacacaaacaaagaaACCCCCCTGTAGCGTGACGTGAATTCCAGAATGTTCGCTTGAGACGTGTCTCTCCAACAACCAGCAGAGATGAAAGTGCATACGATAAGCAGAGGCGTGAGGGACCGATCCAGACAGAGGATCGTTTGCGAGGCAGGACCGAGCGCCAGTAAATGATAAAGAGTGGCTTCACTCAAAAAGAGAGATGCTGTAAACCCAATCAGCACCTTCCAATCGGACATGTTTGGACATGTCATAAAAGTCATGAAGGTCTGCAGACATGACTCAAAGGAGCCCCCTAGGGATGATGAGCGGTGTCCCGTGGATTCAATAAACGCCACGGAGCCGGCGCCGGAATACTGCTGCAGTCACACCCCAGTACTGATCTGTGGATTCAGCAAGGGGGGGGTATATGACTCAACATAAGGGAAAGACAgaaaaacatacatacacacacaggatgCACCCCACTAACCCAACAGTAACTATGCAAGGGAGGTTCCAGCTGTGGGCTGTGCGAGTCCTCGCACATGCAGATCACCATGGAGAAATAACAGTCGCATTTCAGTAGCGCTACTGTGTATCACTGGCTTAAAGTCTAACATTTCTATACCCTTATCTGAATTGGAAGAGACATTATTTACATGCCACTGACTGCGGGAAGCACAAGGTTATCGGAATTACATGTGGTAAGACATCTCTGGACAATTAAGGGCCTTGAGACATCGGCAAGGCTATTTGTACATTATATTACCCTACATAAAAAAATGTGTTGGAGCAGAGAAGGGGCATGACAAAACTGGCTATTTTTAAGTGCAATTCAGGATTAAACGCCCTTTGTCTTGTATTAAGTAAAAATGGACTGTTTGGTTTAATTAACTGACTCAACACGACACAACCACAATCAGGGACCCAGCCCTGTTCTCAGAAGGCGTGACAATTGCCCTGAAATAGTCCGGTTTTCTGGTTCTGGTTTTTCCTAAAGCTTCACAGCCCATTAATTCTCAGTCACATGTTTCCTTTACAGTCACAGAAAATGAAAGCAGAGTTCCTCATAGGCTGGCCCTCCAATGCAAGTCTGACTgcgtgcacagacacacaccccaTTTATCAAATCTGTACGTTGTAAAAATACACAGCAGTGCAAAATGTAAGCACTAAATGAACGTGAACATGTCAGTAAACAAGCACCAGTGCAAACCTACCACGGTCCCATTCACTGAAGTCTGTAATTCCTCATA
This window harbors:
- the dap gene encoding death-associated protein 1 homolog encodes the protein MSSPPKEKTETKAGHPPAVKAGGMRIVQKHQSGPEPIPDKDSKEFESSSPPKAPLVISGVVTKGDKDFTPAAAQVAHQKPQPAVEKLPPPHHINQHIHQPRK